In one Musa acuminata AAA Group cultivar baxijiao chromosome BXJ2-5, Cavendish_Baxijiao_AAA, whole genome shotgun sequence genomic region, the following are encoded:
- the LOC135585125 gene encoding uncharacterized protein LOC135585125 isoform X2, producing MEYYPEELRTPPISLVSVVGCPELHQTISSFLHAEQPPINTLALPDFSKISVLARKHKDPLASPQPVAGILKRDWLMKHRTRVAAAVAALFRADYVTGDPAQWLQVCTDLENLKAAVHGRSIRLIVILVQTNESDVSEDLKIALRKRAEIDTKYLITFLQNDASELRQSLTRLASIFAELCNTYYREEGRRIRTRIEKRTFNSVELNIRYCFKVAVYAEFRRDWAEALRFYEEAYRALREMIATSTRLPPVQRLVEIKAVAEQLHFKTSTLLLHGGKVVEAIAWFNKHIASYRQLVGSTKNSFLHWDWLSRQFLVFAELLETSTVAIPSTLPSHFGTSENPLTEWEVQPAYYYQLAASYLREKRYCLDSSLSMTDSASANTLGKNPESVLPSVFVGQSARLLEQGDTIEVLPLSDAEYINYAITEAQRFQDSYEIIALFKKAYESFNSLKAPRLASYCSTRMAKEYFIAEDFNNAKLHFDGVSSLYRQEGWVTLLWESLGYLRECSRRFGSVKDFIEYSLEMASLPIFSAGEVETPNSKREYGPAGLPTLSRRESVQNEVFGLLRGENILPLTDGGCSLIITEEQPVRVDVDVISPLRMALLACVAFHDQSVKPGSPTMMTLSLLSQLPCPVEVDRLEIEFNQPKCNFIIVNAVKDLSTAQLDMDSQDVRVENAPSLILPTNKWLRLTYEVKSGQSGKLECLSITAKIGKSFMICCQAESPASMEELPFWKFEDQVETFPTKDPGLTYSGLKVIQVEEPEPQVDLILGASSPALVGETFVVPLTIKSNGHEVYSGELKINLVDARGGGLLMSPREAEPFSSGNHHVELLSISGTGVEDESQTQFDNIRKIQQSFGVVSVPVLRVGDSWSCKLEIKWHRPKSVMLYASLGYSPNSTEAASQRVNIHRSLQIEGKIPISISHCFMMPFRREPLLLSKVKSLPGIEQKVSLALNETSVLIVTAQNCSEVPLRVISLSIRSDGDEDSRACSVQHVGGIPADNAPLVPGEEFKGIFSVTSKVDSPNLEVGSVCLVWKRDLKLGDFEDSGVVTEQKLPSVIVEQPPLIVSFDCPPHAILGVPFLFHIRIHNQTNLLQEIKYSLGDCQSFVFSGPHDNAGFVLPKSEYIMSYKIVPLCSGSQQLPQVSITSVRYSAALNPSAAAATIFVYPSEPEFIVGAKKQETILVYSPTGQPGGIAVVWIKR from the exons ATGGAGTACTATCCCGAGGAGCTCCGGACCCCGCCGATCTCTCTCGTTTCTGTGGTCGGGTGTCCGGAGCTCCACCAGACGATTTCCTCCTTCCTCCACGCCGAGCAGCCCCCCATCAACACCCTCGCACTGCCGGATTTTTCCAAGATCTCGGTCCTGGCGAGGAAGCACAAGGATCCCCTCGCTTCCCCCCAACCGGTGGCGGGCATCCTCAAGCGGGATTGGCTGATGAAGCACCGGACCAGGGTGGCCGCTGCCGTCGCTGCGCTTTTTCGTGCTGATTACGTTACCGGTGATCCCGCTCAGTGGCTACAGGTCTGCACCGATCTTGAGAACCTAAA AGCTGCAGTTCATgggagaagcattagattgattGTTATTCTTGTGCAGACAAATGAGAGTG ATGTGAGCGAAGACCTTAAAATTGCTTTAAGAAAGCGCGCAGAAATTGACACAAAATACTTGATCACGTTTTTACAAAATGATGCCTCAGAATTAAGGCAGTCACTTACCAG ACTTGCAAGCATATTTGCTGAGCTATGTAACACATACTATCGAGAAGAAGGACGAAGAATAAGAACCCGCATAGAGAAGCGGACCTTTAATTCTGTCGAGTTGAATATACGATATTGCTTCAAG GTTGCAGTTTATGCTGAATTTAGAAGAGATTGGGCAGAAGCACTAAGGTTCTATGAAGAAGCCTACCGTGCTTTACGTGAG ATGATTGCAACCTCTACCAGGTTGCCACCAGTTCAACGCCTGGTTGAGATAAAAGCTGTAGCTGAACAATTGCACTTCAAAACATCAACCTTATTACTTCACGGTGGAAAAGTTGTAGAAGCAATTGCTTGGTTCAATAAGCACATTGCGAGCTATCGACAGCTTGTGGGCTCGACCAAAAATTCCTTTCTCCATTGGGATTGGTTGAGCAGGCAATTTCTGGTTTTTGCAGAGTTATTAGAGACAAGCACAGTAGCTATTCCGAGCACCCTACCTTCTCACTTTGGCACATCAGAGAATCCTTTGACCGAATGGGAAGTGCAACCAGCTTATTACTATCAG TTAGCAGCCAGTTATTTGAGGGAGAAGAGATACTGTCTGGATAGCTCTTTATCCATGACAGACTCTGCATCTGCCAACACACTTGGAAAGAATCCAGAATCTGTGTTGCCTTCAGTATTTGTTGGTCAATCTGCCCGCTTATTGGAGCAAGGAGATACAATTGAAGTACTCCC TCTTTCTGATGCGGAGTATATAAACTATGCTATTACAGAGGCTCAAAGATTTCAAGATTCATATGAGATCATTGCCCTGTTCAAAAAAGCTTATGAATCATTTAACAGCTTAAAAGCTCCAAGGCTAGCTTCTTACTGTAGTACTAGAATGGCCAAAGAATATTTTATTGCAGaggacttcaataatgcaaagctGCATTTTGATGGTGTTTCTAGTCTTTATCGGCAAGAGGGCTGGGTTACTTTGCTCTGGGAAAGTTTGGGATACTTGCGGGAATGCTCTCGCAGATTTGGCTCAGTAAAAGATTTCATTGAATATTCTCTTGAAATGGCTTCGTTGCCTATATTTTCTGCTGGTGAAGTAGAAACTCCCAATAGCAAAAGGGAGTATGGCCCAGCAGGTCTACCTACCCTTTCAAGAAGAGAATCAGTACAGAATGAAGTCTTTGGTCTTCTAAGAGGGGAAAATATATTACCATTGACAGATGGAGGTTGCAGTCTCATTATAACAGAAGAGCAACCTGTTCGTGTTGATGTTGATGTTATAAGTCCTCTGAGAATGGCATTGCTTGCTTGTGTTGCCTTTCATGATCAATCTGTTAAGCCAGGGTCACCTACCATGATGACTTTATCACttctatcacaactaccatgtccGGTTGAGGTTGATCGGTTGGAAATTGAGTTCAACCAGCCTAAGTGCAACTTCATAATTGTCAATGCTGTGAAAGATCTCTCTACAGCACAGTTAGATATGGACAGCCAAGATGTTCGTGTAGAAAATGCTCCATCACTTATATTGCCCACCAACAAGTGGCTGCGGTTGACATATGAAGTTAAATCAG GTCAGAGTGGAAAACTCGAGTGCTTGTCCATTACAGCTAAAATAggcaaatctttcatgatatgctgCCAAGCTGAAAGTCCTGCATCTATGGAAGAGTTGCCATTCTGGAAATTTGAGGACCAAGTGGAGACCTTCCCAACAAAGGACCCTGGACTTACATATTCTGGACTAAAGGTTATCCAGGTTGAGGAGCCAGAACCTCAAGTTGATCTTATTCTTGGTGCTTCTAGTCCTGCATTAGTTGGAGAAACTTTTGTGGTTCCTTTGACGATCAAATCCAATGGACATGAAGTCTATTCTGGTGAGCTGAAGATCAATCTTGTGGATGCAAGAGGAGGTGGCCTGTTGATGAGCCCAAGAGAAGCAGAGCCATTTTCTTCAGGTAATCATCATGTTGAGCTTCTCAGCATTTCAGGGACAGGTGTTGAGGATGAATCTCAAACCCAGTTTGACAACATTAGGAAAATTCAACAGTCTTTCGGGGTGGTCTCTGTCCCCGTTTTGAGAGTAGGAGATTCATGGTCATGTAAACTAGAAATCAAATGGCACAGACCCAAGTCAGTTATGCTTTATGCTTCACTTGGTTACTCACCAAACTCCACAGAAGCTGCTTCTCAGAGAGTTAACATTCATAGGAGCTTGCAGATTGAGGGGAAAATTCCAATCAGCATAAGCCACTGTTTTATGATGCCTTTTCGACGGGAACCCCTGTTGCTTTCTAAAGTCAAATCATTGCCTGGGATCGAACAGAAGGTCTCTCTTGCTCTAAACGAAACAAGTGTCCTCATAGTGACTGCTCAAAACTGCAGTGAGGTGCCACTACGAGTGATATCCTTGTCCATTAGATCAGATGGTGATGAGGACTCTAGAGCTTGCTCTGTGCAACATGTTGGTGGAATTCCTGCCGACAATGCCCCTCTTGTGCCAGGAGAAGAATTCAAAGGGATTTTTTCTGTCACATCGAAGGTTGATTCTCCAAATCTTGAGGTTGGCTCAGTTTGTCTAGTTTGGAAGAGAGACTTGAAACTAGGTGATTTTGAAGATTCTGGTGTTGTCACAGAACAAAAGTTGCCCAGTGTGATTGTCGAGCAACCACCACTGATTGTGAGTTTTGATTGCCCTCCTCATGCCATTCTAGGAGTCCCCTTCTTATTCCACATTAGGATACACAACCAGACCAACCTACTACAGGAAATCAAGTATTCTCTGGGGGATTGTCAAAGTTTTGTATTTTCTGGCCCTCATGATAATGCTGGCTTCGTCCTTCCAAAAAGTGAGTACATCATGAGTTACAAGATTGTTCCATTATGTTCGGGCTCGCAACAGCTGCCACAGGTATCAATCACCTCTGTAAGGTACTCAGCCGCATTGAACCCATCGGCTGCTGCAGCAACAATCTTTGTTTATCCTAGTGAACCCGAGTTTATTGTCGGAGCGAAGAAGCAAGAAACCATTTTAGTCTA CAGTCCAACGGGTCAACCCGGTGGCATCGCTGTCGTTTGGATAAAAAGATAG
- the LOC135585125 gene encoding uncharacterized protein LOC135585125 isoform X3, which yields MEYYPEELRTPPISLVSVVGCPELHQTISSFLHAEQPPINTLALPDFSKISVLARKHKDPLASPQPVAGILKRDWLMKHRTRVAAAVAALFRADYVTGDPAQWLQVCTDLENLKAAVHGRSIRLIVILVQTNESEDVSEDLKIALRKRAEIDTKYLITFLQNDASELRQSLTRLASIFAELCNTYYREEGRRIRTRIEKRTFNSVELNIRYCFKVAVYAEFRRDWAEALRFYEEAYRALREMIATSTRLPPVQRLVEIKAVAEQLHFKTSTLLLHGGKVVEAIAWFNKHIASYRQLVGSTKNSFLHWDWLSRQFLVFAELLETSTVAIPSTLPSHFGTSENPLTEWEVQPAYYYQLAASYLREKRYCLDSSLSMTDSASANTLGKNPESVLPSVFVGQSARLLEQGDTIEVLPLSDAEYINYAITEAQRFQDSYEIIALFKKAYESFNSLKAPRLASYCSTRMAKEYFIAEDFNNAKLHFDGVSSLYRQEGWVTLLWESLGYLRECSRRFGSVKDFIEYSLEMASLPIFSAGEVETPNSKREYGPAGLPTLSRRESVQNEVFGLLRGENILPLTDGGCSLIITEEQPVRVDVDVISPLRMALLACVAFHDQSVKPGSPTMMTLSLLSQLPCPVEVDRLEIEFNQPKCNFIIVNAVKDLSTAQLDMDSQDVRVENAPSLILPTNKWLRLTYEVKSGQSGKLECLSITAKIGKSFMICCQAESPASMEELPFWKFEDQVETFPTKDPGLTYSGLKVIQVEEPEPQVDLILGASSPALVGETFVVPLTIKSNGHEVYSGELKINLVDARGGGLLMSPREAEPFSSGNHHVELLSISGTGVEDESQTQFDNIRKIQQSFGVVSVPVLRVGDSWSCKLEIKWHRPKSVMLYASLGYSPNSTEAASQRVNIHRSLQIEGKIPISISHCFMMPFRREPLLLSKVKSLPGIEQKVSLALNETSVLIVTAQNCSEVPLRVISLSIRSDGDEDSRACSVQHVGGIPADNAPLVPGEEFKGIFSVTSKVDSPNLEVGSVCLVWKRDLKLGDFEDSGVVTEQKLPSVIVEQPPLIVSFDCPPHAILGVPFLFHIRIHNQTNLLQEIKYSLGDCQSFVFSGPHDNAGFVLPKSEYIMSYKIVPLCSGSQQLPQVSITSVRYSAALNPSAAAATIFVYPSEPEFIVGAKKQETILV from the exons ATGGAGTACTATCCCGAGGAGCTCCGGACCCCGCCGATCTCTCTCGTTTCTGTGGTCGGGTGTCCGGAGCTCCACCAGACGATTTCCTCCTTCCTCCACGCCGAGCAGCCCCCCATCAACACCCTCGCACTGCCGGATTTTTCCAAGATCTCGGTCCTGGCGAGGAAGCACAAGGATCCCCTCGCTTCCCCCCAACCGGTGGCGGGCATCCTCAAGCGGGATTGGCTGATGAAGCACCGGACCAGGGTGGCCGCTGCCGTCGCTGCGCTTTTTCGTGCTGATTACGTTACCGGTGATCCCGCTCAGTGGCTACAGGTCTGCACCGATCTTGAGAACCTAAA AGCTGCAGTTCATgggagaagcattagattgattGTTATTCTTGTGCAGACAAATGAGAGTG AAGATGTGAGCGAAGACCTTAAAATTGCTTTAAGAAAGCGCGCAGAAATTGACACAAAATACTTGATCACGTTTTTACAAAATGATGCCTCAGAATTAAGGCAGTCACTTACCAG ACTTGCAAGCATATTTGCTGAGCTATGTAACACATACTATCGAGAAGAAGGACGAAGAATAAGAACCCGCATAGAGAAGCGGACCTTTAATTCTGTCGAGTTGAATATACGATATTGCTTCAAG GTTGCAGTTTATGCTGAATTTAGAAGAGATTGGGCAGAAGCACTAAGGTTCTATGAAGAAGCCTACCGTGCTTTACGTGAG ATGATTGCAACCTCTACCAGGTTGCCACCAGTTCAACGCCTGGTTGAGATAAAAGCTGTAGCTGAACAATTGCACTTCAAAACATCAACCTTATTACTTCACGGTGGAAAAGTTGTAGAAGCAATTGCTTGGTTCAATAAGCACATTGCGAGCTATCGACAGCTTGTGGGCTCGACCAAAAATTCCTTTCTCCATTGGGATTGGTTGAGCAGGCAATTTCTGGTTTTTGCAGAGTTATTAGAGACAAGCACAGTAGCTATTCCGAGCACCCTACCTTCTCACTTTGGCACATCAGAGAATCCTTTGACCGAATGGGAAGTGCAACCAGCTTATTACTATCAG TTAGCAGCCAGTTATTTGAGGGAGAAGAGATACTGTCTGGATAGCTCTTTATCCATGACAGACTCTGCATCTGCCAACACACTTGGAAAGAATCCAGAATCTGTGTTGCCTTCAGTATTTGTTGGTCAATCTGCCCGCTTATTGGAGCAAGGAGATACAATTGAAGTACTCCC TCTTTCTGATGCGGAGTATATAAACTATGCTATTACAGAGGCTCAAAGATTTCAAGATTCATATGAGATCATTGCCCTGTTCAAAAAAGCTTATGAATCATTTAACAGCTTAAAAGCTCCAAGGCTAGCTTCTTACTGTAGTACTAGAATGGCCAAAGAATATTTTATTGCAGaggacttcaataatgcaaagctGCATTTTGATGGTGTTTCTAGTCTTTATCGGCAAGAGGGCTGGGTTACTTTGCTCTGGGAAAGTTTGGGATACTTGCGGGAATGCTCTCGCAGATTTGGCTCAGTAAAAGATTTCATTGAATATTCTCTTGAAATGGCTTCGTTGCCTATATTTTCTGCTGGTGAAGTAGAAACTCCCAATAGCAAAAGGGAGTATGGCCCAGCAGGTCTACCTACCCTTTCAAGAAGAGAATCAGTACAGAATGAAGTCTTTGGTCTTCTAAGAGGGGAAAATATATTACCATTGACAGATGGAGGTTGCAGTCTCATTATAACAGAAGAGCAACCTGTTCGTGTTGATGTTGATGTTATAAGTCCTCTGAGAATGGCATTGCTTGCTTGTGTTGCCTTTCATGATCAATCTGTTAAGCCAGGGTCACCTACCATGATGACTTTATCACttctatcacaactaccatgtccGGTTGAGGTTGATCGGTTGGAAATTGAGTTCAACCAGCCTAAGTGCAACTTCATAATTGTCAATGCTGTGAAAGATCTCTCTACAGCACAGTTAGATATGGACAGCCAAGATGTTCGTGTAGAAAATGCTCCATCACTTATATTGCCCACCAACAAGTGGCTGCGGTTGACATATGAAGTTAAATCAG GTCAGAGTGGAAAACTCGAGTGCTTGTCCATTACAGCTAAAATAggcaaatctttcatgatatgctgCCAAGCTGAAAGTCCTGCATCTATGGAAGAGTTGCCATTCTGGAAATTTGAGGACCAAGTGGAGACCTTCCCAACAAAGGACCCTGGACTTACATATTCTGGACTAAAGGTTATCCAGGTTGAGGAGCCAGAACCTCAAGTTGATCTTATTCTTGGTGCTTCTAGTCCTGCATTAGTTGGAGAAACTTTTGTGGTTCCTTTGACGATCAAATCCAATGGACATGAAGTCTATTCTGGTGAGCTGAAGATCAATCTTGTGGATGCAAGAGGAGGTGGCCTGTTGATGAGCCCAAGAGAAGCAGAGCCATTTTCTTCAGGTAATCATCATGTTGAGCTTCTCAGCATTTCAGGGACAGGTGTTGAGGATGAATCTCAAACCCAGTTTGACAACATTAGGAAAATTCAACAGTCTTTCGGGGTGGTCTCTGTCCCCGTTTTGAGAGTAGGAGATTCATGGTCATGTAAACTAGAAATCAAATGGCACAGACCCAAGTCAGTTATGCTTTATGCTTCACTTGGTTACTCACCAAACTCCACAGAAGCTGCTTCTCAGAGAGTTAACATTCATAGGAGCTTGCAGATTGAGGGGAAAATTCCAATCAGCATAAGCCACTGTTTTATGATGCCTTTTCGACGGGAACCCCTGTTGCTTTCTAAAGTCAAATCATTGCCTGGGATCGAACAGAAGGTCTCTCTTGCTCTAAACGAAACAAGTGTCCTCATAGTGACTGCTCAAAACTGCAGTGAGGTGCCACTACGAGTGATATCCTTGTCCATTAGATCAGATGGTGATGAGGACTCTAGAGCTTGCTCTGTGCAACATGTTGGTGGAATTCCTGCCGACAATGCCCCTCTTGTGCCAGGAGAAGAATTCAAAGGGATTTTTTCTGTCACATCGAAGGTTGATTCTCCAAATCTTGAGGTTGGCTCAGTTTGTCTAGTTTGGAAGAGAGACTTGAAACTAGGTGATTTTGAAGATTCTGGTGTTGTCACAGAACAAAAGTTGCCCAGTGTGATTGTCGAGCAACCACCACTGATTGTGAGTTTTGATTGCCCTCCTCATGCCATTCTAGGAGTCCCCTTCTTATTCCACATTAGGATACACAACCAGACCAACCTACTACAGGAAATCAAGTATTCTCTGGGGGATTGTCAAAGTTTTGTATTTTCTGGCCCTCATGATAATGCTGGCTTCGTCCTTCCAAAAAGTGAGTACATCATGAGTTACAAGATTGTTCCATTATGTTCGGGCTCGCAACAGCTGCCACAGGTATCAATCACCTCTGTAAGGTACTCAGCCGCATTGAACCCATCGGCTGCTGCAGCAACAATCTTTGTTTATCCTAGTGAACCCGAGTTTATTGTCGGAGCGAAGAAGCAAGAAACCATTTTAGTCTA A
- the LOC135585125 gene encoding uncharacterized protein LOC135585125 isoform X1, with the protein MEYYPEELRTPPISLVSVVGCPELHQTISSFLHAEQPPINTLALPDFSKISVLARKHKDPLASPQPVAGILKRDWLMKHRTRVAAAVAALFRADYVTGDPAQWLQVCTDLENLKAAVHGRSIRLIVILVQTNESEDVSEDLKIALRKRAEIDTKYLITFLQNDASELRQSLTRLASIFAELCNTYYREEGRRIRTRIEKRTFNSVELNIRYCFKVAVYAEFRRDWAEALRFYEEAYRALREMIATSTRLPPVQRLVEIKAVAEQLHFKTSTLLLHGGKVVEAIAWFNKHIASYRQLVGSTKNSFLHWDWLSRQFLVFAELLETSTVAIPSTLPSHFGTSENPLTEWEVQPAYYYQLAASYLREKRYCLDSSLSMTDSASANTLGKNPESVLPSVFVGQSARLLEQGDTIEVLPLSDAEYINYAITEAQRFQDSYEIIALFKKAYESFNSLKAPRLASYCSTRMAKEYFIAEDFNNAKLHFDGVSSLYRQEGWVTLLWESLGYLRECSRRFGSVKDFIEYSLEMASLPIFSAGEVETPNSKREYGPAGLPTLSRRESVQNEVFGLLRGENILPLTDGGCSLIITEEQPVRVDVDVISPLRMALLACVAFHDQSVKPGSPTMMTLSLLSQLPCPVEVDRLEIEFNQPKCNFIIVNAVKDLSTAQLDMDSQDVRVENAPSLILPTNKWLRLTYEVKSGQSGKLECLSITAKIGKSFMICCQAESPASMEELPFWKFEDQVETFPTKDPGLTYSGLKVIQVEEPEPQVDLILGASSPALVGETFVVPLTIKSNGHEVYSGELKINLVDARGGGLLMSPREAEPFSSGNHHVELLSISGTGVEDESQTQFDNIRKIQQSFGVVSVPVLRVGDSWSCKLEIKWHRPKSVMLYASLGYSPNSTEAASQRVNIHRSLQIEGKIPISISHCFMMPFRREPLLLSKVKSLPGIEQKVSLALNETSVLIVTAQNCSEVPLRVISLSIRSDGDEDSRACSVQHVGGIPADNAPLVPGEEFKGIFSVTSKVDSPNLEVGSVCLVWKRDLKLGDFEDSGVVTEQKLPSVIVEQPPLIVSFDCPPHAILGVPFLFHIRIHNQTNLLQEIKYSLGDCQSFVFSGPHDNAGFVLPKSEYIMSYKIVPLCSGSQQLPQVSITSVRYSAALNPSAAAATIFVYPSEPEFIVGAKKQETILVYSPTGQPGGIAVVWIKR; encoded by the exons ATGGAGTACTATCCCGAGGAGCTCCGGACCCCGCCGATCTCTCTCGTTTCTGTGGTCGGGTGTCCGGAGCTCCACCAGACGATTTCCTCCTTCCTCCACGCCGAGCAGCCCCCCATCAACACCCTCGCACTGCCGGATTTTTCCAAGATCTCGGTCCTGGCGAGGAAGCACAAGGATCCCCTCGCTTCCCCCCAACCGGTGGCGGGCATCCTCAAGCGGGATTGGCTGATGAAGCACCGGACCAGGGTGGCCGCTGCCGTCGCTGCGCTTTTTCGTGCTGATTACGTTACCGGTGATCCCGCTCAGTGGCTACAGGTCTGCACCGATCTTGAGAACCTAAA AGCTGCAGTTCATgggagaagcattagattgattGTTATTCTTGTGCAGACAAATGAGAGTG AAGATGTGAGCGAAGACCTTAAAATTGCTTTAAGAAAGCGCGCAGAAATTGACACAAAATACTTGATCACGTTTTTACAAAATGATGCCTCAGAATTAAGGCAGTCACTTACCAG ACTTGCAAGCATATTTGCTGAGCTATGTAACACATACTATCGAGAAGAAGGACGAAGAATAAGAACCCGCATAGAGAAGCGGACCTTTAATTCTGTCGAGTTGAATATACGATATTGCTTCAAG GTTGCAGTTTATGCTGAATTTAGAAGAGATTGGGCAGAAGCACTAAGGTTCTATGAAGAAGCCTACCGTGCTTTACGTGAG ATGATTGCAACCTCTACCAGGTTGCCACCAGTTCAACGCCTGGTTGAGATAAAAGCTGTAGCTGAACAATTGCACTTCAAAACATCAACCTTATTACTTCACGGTGGAAAAGTTGTAGAAGCAATTGCTTGGTTCAATAAGCACATTGCGAGCTATCGACAGCTTGTGGGCTCGACCAAAAATTCCTTTCTCCATTGGGATTGGTTGAGCAGGCAATTTCTGGTTTTTGCAGAGTTATTAGAGACAAGCACAGTAGCTATTCCGAGCACCCTACCTTCTCACTTTGGCACATCAGAGAATCCTTTGACCGAATGGGAAGTGCAACCAGCTTATTACTATCAG TTAGCAGCCAGTTATTTGAGGGAGAAGAGATACTGTCTGGATAGCTCTTTATCCATGACAGACTCTGCATCTGCCAACACACTTGGAAAGAATCCAGAATCTGTGTTGCCTTCAGTATTTGTTGGTCAATCTGCCCGCTTATTGGAGCAAGGAGATACAATTGAAGTACTCCC TCTTTCTGATGCGGAGTATATAAACTATGCTATTACAGAGGCTCAAAGATTTCAAGATTCATATGAGATCATTGCCCTGTTCAAAAAAGCTTATGAATCATTTAACAGCTTAAAAGCTCCAAGGCTAGCTTCTTACTGTAGTACTAGAATGGCCAAAGAATATTTTATTGCAGaggacttcaataatgcaaagctGCATTTTGATGGTGTTTCTAGTCTTTATCGGCAAGAGGGCTGGGTTACTTTGCTCTGGGAAAGTTTGGGATACTTGCGGGAATGCTCTCGCAGATTTGGCTCAGTAAAAGATTTCATTGAATATTCTCTTGAAATGGCTTCGTTGCCTATATTTTCTGCTGGTGAAGTAGAAACTCCCAATAGCAAAAGGGAGTATGGCCCAGCAGGTCTACCTACCCTTTCAAGAAGAGAATCAGTACAGAATGAAGTCTTTGGTCTTCTAAGAGGGGAAAATATATTACCATTGACAGATGGAGGTTGCAGTCTCATTATAACAGAAGAGCAACCTGTTCGTGTTGATGTTGATGTTATAAGTCCTCTGAGAATGGCATTGCTTGCTTGTGTTGCCTTTCATGATCAATCTGTTAAGCCAGGGTCACCTACCATGATGACTTTATCACttctatcacaactaccatgtccGGTTGAGGTTGATCGGTTGGAAATTGAGTTCAACCAGCCTAAGTGCAACTTCATAATTGTCAATGCTGTGAAAGATCTCTCTACAGCACAGTTAGATATGGACAGCCAAGATGTTCGTGTAGAAAATGCTCCATCACTTATATTGCCCACCAACAAGTGGCTGCGGTTGACATATGAAGTTAAATCAG GTCAGAGTGGAAAACTCGAGTGCTTGTCCATTACAGCTAAAATAggcaaatctttcatgatatgctgCCAAGCTGAAAGTCCTGCATCTATGGAAGAGTTGCCATTCTGGAAATTTGAGGACCAAGTGGAGACCTTCCCAACAAAGGACCCTGGACTTACATATTCTGGACTAAAGGTTATCCAGGTTGAGGAGCCAGAACCTCAAGTTGATCTTATTCTTGGTGCTTCTAGTCCTGCATTAGTTGGAGAAACTTTTGTGGTTCCTTTGACGATCAAATCCAATGGACATGAAGTCTATTCTGGTGAGCTGAAGATCAATCTTGTGGATGCAAGAGGAGGTGGCCTGTTGATGAGCCCAAGAGAAGCAGAGCCATTTTCTTCAGGTAATCATCATGTTGAGCTTCTCAGCATTTCAGGGACAGGTGTTGAGGATGAATCTCAAACCCAGTTTGACAACATTAGGAAAATTCAACAGTCTTTCGGGGTGGTCTCTGTCCCCGTTTTGAGAGTAGGAGATTCATGGTCATGTAAACTAGAAATCAAATGGCACAGACCCAAGTCAGTTATGCTTTATGCTTCACTTGGTTACTCACCAAACTCCACAGAAGCTGCTTCTCAGAGAGTTAACATTCATAGGAGCTTGCAGATTGAGGGGAAAATTCCAATCAGCATAAGCCACTGTTTTATGATGCCTTTTCGACGGGAACCCCTGTTGCTTTCTAAAGTCAAATCATTGCCTGGGATCGAACAGAAGGTCTCTCTTGCTCTAAACGAAACAAGTGTCCTCATAGTGACTGCTCAAAACTGCAGTGAGGTGCCACTACGAGTGATATCCTTGTCCATTAGATCAGATGGTGATGAGGACTCTAGAGCTTGCTCTGTGCAACATGTTGGTGGAATTCCTGCCGACAATGCCCCTCTTGTGCCAGGAGAAGAATTCAAAGGGATTTTTTCTGTCACATCGAAGGTTGATTCTCCAAATCTTGAGGTTGGCTCAGTTTGTCTAGTTTGGAAGAGAGACTTGAAACTAGGTGATTTTGAAGATTCTGGTGTTGTCACAGAACAAAAGTTGCCCAGTGTGATTGTCGAGCAACCACCACTGATTGTGAGTTTTGATTGCCCTCCTCATGCCATTCTAGGAGTCCCCTTCTTATTCCACATTAGGATACACAACCAGACCAACCTACTACAGGAAATCAAGTATTCTCTGGGGGATTGTCAAAGTTTTGTATTTTCTGGCCCTCATGATAATGCTGGCTTCGTCCTTCCAAAAAGTGAGTACATCATGAGTTACAAGATTGTTCCATTATGTTCGGGCTCGCAACAGCTGCCACAGGTATCAATCACCTCTGTAAGGTACTCAGCCGCATTGAACCCATCGGCTGCTGCAGCAACAATCTTTGTTTATCCTAGTGAACCCGAGTTTATTGTCGGAGCGAAGAAGCAAGAAACCATTTTAGTCTA CAGTCCAACGGGTCAACCCGGTGGCATCGCTGTCGTTTGGATAAAAAGATAG